Proteins encoded within one genomic window of Streptomyces taklimakanensis:
- a CDS encoding glycosyltransferase family 87 protein gives MTSVRQAPQAPDPQAPDPQDPVRPTEQDEIAARGSELIGGPVGRRASTGRHWWSPVRIVLLVAMGMFALGMVQKLPCYESGWFRGATSQYVHACYSDIPHLYTGRGFAEDLTPYFDRIPPEVSGGMEYLEYPVLTGVFMEVASWFTPNGGEMMQRQQIYWMVNAGMLMICAAVLVVCVARTHRRRPWDALLVALAPSLALTATINWDLLAVSLTAAAMVMWSRERPLAFGVLLGLATAAKFYPFLLLGPLLVLCVRAGRWKEFGVALGGAVLSWLAVNLPVMTLATEGWGKFYAFSQERGVDFGSFWLIVSQRTGDPVENANTYAMVLVALGCAALCVLTLRAPRRPRFAQLAFLVVALFVVTNKVYSPQYVLWLIPLAVLARPRWRDFLIWQACEVMYYLGIWYYLAYTGSGDDRHGLPTEGYQLAIVIHLLGTLYLCAVVVRDILTPERDVVRLDGSDDPSGGVLDGAPDVVSFARPHRIRPTLPNDSFEAVRQWDVPDGAEQRGHTTNGS, from the coding sequence ATGACGAGCGTGCGCCAGGCCCCCCAGGCACCGGACCCCCAAGCCCCGGATCCACAGGACCCGGTACGGCCCACCGAACAGGACGAGATCGCGGCCCGCGGTAGCGAGCTGATCGGTGGACCGGTGGGCCGTCGCGCGTCGACCGGGCGGCACTGGTGGTCTCCCGTGCGGATCGTGCTGTTGGTGGCGATGGGCATGTTCGCGCTTGGGATGGTGCAGAAGCTGCCCTGCTACGAGAGCGGCTGGTTCCGCGGTGCGACCAGCCAGTACGTGCACGCCTGCTACTCCGACATCCCGCACCTCTACACCGGGCGCGGTTTCGCCGAGGACCTCACGCCGTACTTCGACCGCATCCCTCCGGAGGTCTCCGGAGGGATGGAGTACCTGGAGTATCCGGTGTTGACCGGGGTGTTCATGGAGGTCGCCTCCTGGTTCACCCCGAACGGCGGCGAGATGATGCAGCGACAGCAGATCTACTGGATGGTCAACGCCGGAATGCTGATGATCTGCGCGGCCGTCCTGGTGGTGTGTGTCGCCCGCACCCACCGGCGGCGTCCCTGGGACGCCCTGCTGGTGGCCCTGGCTCCCTCCCTGGCTCTGACCGCGACCATCAACTGGGACCTGCTGGCCGTGTCCCTGACCGCGGCGGCGATGGTGATGTGGTCACGGGAGCGACCGCTCGCCTTCGGGGTGCTGCTCGGTCTGGCCACCGCTGCCAAGTTCTATCCGTTTCTGTTGCTGGGGCCCCTGCTGGTGCTCTGCGTACGCGCCGGCCGTTGGAAGGAGTTCGGAGTCGCGCTGGGGGGCGCCGTACTCTCCTGGCTGGCGGTGAATCTGCCGGTGATGACACTGGCGACGGAGGGCTGGGGCAAGTTCTACGCCTTCAGCCAGGAGCGAGGCGTCGACTTCGGATCCTTCTGGCTGATCGTCTCGCAACGCACCGGTGATCCGGTGGAGAACGCCAACACCTATGCCATGGTGCTGGTGGCCCTGGGGTGCGCGGCGCTCTGCGTTCTGACACTGCGGGCTCCGAGGCGGCCACGCTTCGCACAGCTCGCCTTCCTGGTCGTCGCCCTGTTCGTGGTGACCAACAAGGTCTACTCACCGCAGTATGTGTTGTGGCTCATCCCCCTGGCCGTCCTGGCCCGGCCCCGTTGGCGTGACTTTCTGATCTGGCAGGCCTGTGAGGTGATGTACTACCTCGGCATCTGGTACTACCTCGCCTACACCGGCAGCGGTGACGACCGCCACGGACTGCCGACGGAGGGGTACCAGTTGGCCATCGTGATCCACCTCCTGGGCACGCTGTACCTGTGCGCCGTGGTGGTGCGGGACATCCTCACGCCGGAGCGCGACGTCGTACGACTGGACGGCTCCGACGACCCGTCGGGAGGTGTCCTGGACGGCGCTCCGGACGTCGTCTCCTTCGCTCGCCCGCACCGGATCCGCCCGACGCTTCCGAACGATTCCTTCGAGGCAGTGCGTCAGTGGGACGTTCCGGACGGGGCGGAGCAGCGAGGCCACACAACCAACGGGAGCTGA
- a CDS encoding CCA tRNA nucleotidyltransferase: MPNANTDSHAQQPARGLSREASPAVLGEAQRRAVSELLRVSPVADDLARRFKDAGFTLALVGGSVRDALLGRLGNDLDFTTDARPQDILALVRPWADAVWEVGIAFGTVGCRKDDYQIEVTTYRSEAYDRTSRKPEVSYGDSIEEDLVRRDFSVNAMAVTLPEKTFVDPHHGLDDLARRVLRTPGTPEESFSDDPLRMMRAARFAAQLGFEVADDVVAAMKAMAGRIEIVSAERIRDELNKLVLADRPRQGLELLVETGLAERVLPELPALRLERDEHHRHKDVYQHTLTVLEQAIDLEDDGPDLTLRLAALLHDIGKPRTRRFEKDGRVSFHHHEVVGAKMTKSRMTKLKYPGEMVKDVSRLVELHLRFHGYGTGEWTDSAVRRYVRDAGPLLERLHKLTRSDCTTRNKRKANALARAYDSLEERIARLKEQEELDSIRPDLNGNEIMEILGLRPGPEVGEAYRHLLELRLENGPMGREAATEALRQWWADRG; encoded by the coding sequence GTGCCGAACGCCAACACTGACAGCCACGCCCAGCAGCCGGCCCGCGGGCTCTCCCGGGAAGCTTCCCCAGCGGTGCTCGGGGAGGCTCAGCGCAGAGCCGTGAGCGAACTGCTGCGGGTGTCCCCTGTCGCCGACGACCTCGCCCGCCGCTTCAAGGATGCCGGCTTCACCCTGGCCCTGGTCGGCGGCTCCGTACGCGACGCCCTGCTGGGACGGCTCGGCAACGACCTGGACTTCACCACCGACGCCCGTCCGCAGGACATCCTGGCGCTGGTGCGGCCCTGGGCGGACGCGGTGTGGGAGGTGGGCATCGCCTTCGGCACGGTGGGGTGTCGCAAGGACGACTACCAGATCGAGGTGACGACGTACCGCTCGGAGGCGTACGACCGTACCTCCCGCAAGCCCGAGGTCTCCTACGGCGACTCCATCGAGGAGGACCTCGTTCGCCGTGACTTCAGCGTCAACGCCATGGCGGTGACGCTGCCGGAGAAGACCTTCGTCGACCCGCACCACGGCCTGGACGACCTGGCCCGTCGAGTGCTGCGCACCCCCGGGACCCCCGAGGAGTCCTTCTCCGACGATCCGCTGCGGATGATGCGCGCCGCCCGCTTCGCGGCCCAGCTCGGCTTCGAGGTGGCGGACGACGTGGTCGCGGCGATGAAGGCCATGGCCGGACGGATCGAGATCGTCTCGGCGGAGCGCATCCGTGACGAGCTGAACAAGCTGGTCCTCGCCGATCGGCCCCGCCAGGGCCTGGAGCTGTTGGTGGAGACCGGGCTCGCGGAGCGGGTGCTGCCCGAGCTGCCCGCGCTGCGCCTGGAGCGCGATGAGCACCACCGTCACAAGGACGTCTACCAGCACACCCTCACCGTGTTGGAGCAGGCCATCGACCTTGAGGACGACGGCCCCGACCTCACCCTGCGGTTGGCCGCACTGCTGCACGACATCGGCAAGCCGAGGACACGTCGGTTCGAGAAGGACGGGCGGGTCTCCTTTCACCACCACGAGGTGGTCGGCGCCAAGATGACCAAGTCCCGGATGACCAAGCTCAAGTACCCGGGCGAGATGGTGAAGGACGTATCGCGCCTGGTCGAGCTGCATCTGCGGTTCCACGGCTACGGCACCGGGGAGTGGACGGACTCGGCGGTGCGGCGGTACGTCCGTGACGCCGGCCCGCTGCTGGAGCGGCTGCACAAACTGACGCGTTCGGACTGCACCACACGGAACAAGCGCAAGGCCAACGCCCTGGCGCGAGCGTACGACAGCCTGGAAGAGCGCATCGCACGGCTGAAGGAGCAGGAGGAACTGGACTCCATCCGCCCCGACCTCAACGGAAACGAGATCATGGAGATCCTCGGGCTGAGGCCAGGACCCGAGGTGGGCGAGGCCTACCGGCACCTGCTGGAGCTGAGGTTGGAGAACGGCCCGATGGGGCGAGAAGCGGCGACCGAGGCCCTCAGGCAGTGGTGGGCCGACCGGGGCTGA
- a CDS encoding protein kinase family protein, with protein MAERSTAAVDVADVSGGASGKEKPSTTETEQATTDGATEHDSDDNATADSTRAKGTTADTDTSAPRSSKPVSSASQPPQPPELHSGHKLARRYRLEECVTRLDGFSSWRAVDEKLRRAVGVHLLAADHPRARPVLAAARSAALLGDPRFVQVLDAVEDDDIVYVVHEWLPDATSLATLLSSGPLPTHEAYQLVSQVTQAMAAAHREGLSHLRLTPGCVLRTGAGQYRIRGLAVNAALRGITSDHPQRTDTEAIGALLYASLTQRWPYREDAYGLSGMAELTGDSLVPPDQVRAGVHRGLSELAMRALVNDGATASRQEQPCTTPEELAKAIAALPRIRPPEPEFVAPPFHPTTYRQGSYGAPANRVAAGPAAPAPSPAALAPPAPPTLPGRTGRFLKWSVSALLIAALGLGSWQLADALINGDSGASSSDDQGQVEQQKQPGADPTGKPVKVSAAHAFDPLGDGAENGDDADAAIDGDTGTSWPTVPYFGNPRLGNLKDGVGLILDLGKPQQVSSIEVTFRGRTSVDFLAAAKDTTALPTSVGDFSKVSSGTGEKVELRAKKPITTQYVLVWLTELPMSPEGNYRGRIAEVEVRS; from the coding sequence GTGGCGGAACGGAGCACGGCTGCCGTCGACGTGGCCGATGTGAGCGGTGGGGCGAGTGGCAAGGAGAAGCCCTCGACCACCGAAACGGAGCAGGCCACGACCGACGGCGCGACGGAGCACGACAGTGATGACAACGCCACGGCGGACAGCACCCGCGCCAAGGGCACCACAGCGGATACCGACACCTCCGCACCACGTTCCTCCAAGCCGGTGAGCTCGGCCTCCCAGCCTCCCCAGCCCCCCGAGTTGCACAGCGGCCACAAACTCGCCCGCCGCTACCGTCTGGAGGAGTGCGTCACCCGCCTCGACGGTTTCAGCAGTTGGCGCGCCGTCGACGAGAAGTTGCGCCGTGCCGTCGGTGTCCACCTCCTCGCAGCCGATCACCCGCGTGCCCGACCCGTCCTCGCCGCGGCCCGTTCCGCGGCCCTCCTCGGCGACCCCCGCTTCGTGCAGGTCCTGGACGCGGTCGAGGACGACGACATCGTCTACGTCGTCCACGAGTGGCTTCCCGACGCCACGTCCCTCGCCACCCTCCTCTCTTCCGGCCCGCTGCCGACCCATGAGGCCTACCAACTCGTCAGCCAGGTCACCCAGGCGATGGCCGCCGCCCACCGCGAGGGACTCTCCCACCTGCGGTTGACCCCGGGTTGCGTACTGCGCACCGGCGCCGGTCAGTACCGCATCCGCGGCCTCGCGGTGAACGCGGCCCTGCGCGGCATCACCTCCGACCATCCCCAGCGCACCGATACCGAGGCGATCGGCGCCCTGCTCTACGCCTCCCTCACCCAGCGTTGGCCGTACCGCGAGGACGCCTACGGGCTCAGCGGCATGGCCGAGCTGACCGGCGACTCCCTGGTGCCACCGGACCAGGTCCGGGCCGGGGTGCACCGCGGCCTCTCCGAACTGGCCATGCGCGCACTCGTCAACGACGGCGCCACCGCCTCCCGCCAGGAACAGCCGTGCACCACTCCCGAGGAGTTGGCCAAGGCGATCGCCGCGCTGCCGCGCATCCGCCCGCCGGAGCCCGAGTTCGTCGCACCGCCCTTCCACCCCACCACCTACCGGCAGGGGTCCTACGGCGCTCCCGCGAACCGTGTCGCCGCCGGCCCGGCGGCTCCCGCCCCCTCCCCCGCTGCCCTCGCCCCGCCCGCGCCTCCGACCTTGCCCGGCCGCACCGGCAGGTTCCTGAAGTGGAGTGTCTCCGCTCTCCTCATCGCGGCGCTGGGCCTGGGGAGCTGGCAACTGGCCGACGCGTTGATCAACGGGGACTCCGGCGCGTCGTCCTCAGACGACCAGGGCCAGGTCGAGCAGCAGAAACAGCCGGGGGCCGATCCCACCGGCAAGCCGGTGAAGGTCTCCGCCGCCCATGCCTTCGACCCGCTCGGCGATGGCGCGGAGAACGGCGACGACGCCGACGCGGCCATCGACGGGGACACGGGCACCTCCTGGCCGACGGTCCCCTACTTCGGGAATCCCCGACTCGGCAACCTCAAGGACGGGGTCGGGCTGATCCTCGATCTCGGCAAGCCCCAACAGGTCAGCAGCATCGAGGTCACCTTCAGGGGCAGAACCTCGGTGGACTTCCTCGCCGCCGCCAAGGACACCACCGCTCTGCCCACCTCCGTGGGCGACTTCAGCAAGGTCAGCAGCGGCACCGGGGAGAAGGTCGAGCTGCGGGCCAAGAAGCCCATCACGACGCAGTACGTCCTGGTATGGCTCACCGAACTCCCCATGAGCCCGGAAGGCAACTACCGTGGCCGCATCGCGGAGGTCGAGGTCCGTAGCTGA
- the murJ gene encoding murein biosynthesis integral membrane protein MurJ yields the protein MNAPYDRDRGGRPGDRDTAGSGREPYGDGPYGREQEYGQDPYGRSTPRPDVRDMYRQPPPSRHAPDPRRWAPTPAPEPEGPSRRLPYGDDPATVRFTGVDDLLSGAPGEEDGRARDGAFEHLYRDQRAPAPQQPHPHAHPPHWHQGPPPPPYQQPQQPQAGAPGPYGHQGEPMPSQDLSGPPGPSQGFEGQHPPAPGASYPSSPSSPSFAPGPQTSPDPEDAAEPPAETAAKPTRRGGGGGGGGGGGILKSSAIMAAGTMVSRLTGFLRTLVITAALGAAVLGDAYTVAYTLPTMIYILSIGGGLNSVFVPQLVRAMKNDEDGGEAYANRLLTLVVVLLGGLVALTVLGAPLLVRLMSVSIAGNPEANNVAVTFARYCLPTIFFMGVHVVMGQILNARGRFGAMMWTPVLNNVVIITTFGLFIWVYGTARTSGMSVETIPPEGVRLLGVGTLLGLAVQSLAMIPYLRAAGFRVRLRFDWRGHGLGKAARLAKWTFLFVLANQAGVLVVTQLATWAGKAAEADGHSGAGILAYSNAQLIWQMPQAIITVSVMAALLPRISRAAHDGDPGAVRDDISHGLRTSAVAIVPVGFAFVALGVPMCLLMYSSATVDAAMSMGYTLMAFGLGLIPYSVQYVVLRGFYAYEDTRTPFYNTVIVAACNAVGSVLCFLVLPSRWAVVGMAAVYGVAYAVGVGVAWKRLSRRLGGDLDGSRVVRTYIRLCGAGVPAALAGGGVAYAVLGALEPGFLGGAASLVAGGLVLGVVFVLAARRMRIEELTAMMGMVRAKLGR from the coding sequence ATGAACGCACCGTACGACCGTGACCGCGGCGGCAGGCCCGGGGACCGGGACACCGCCGGAAGCGGCCGGGAGCCGTACGGAGACGGCCCGTACGGGCGGGAGCAGGAGTACGGGCAGGACCCGTACGGCCGGAGCACCCCACGCCCCGACGTCCGGGACATGTACCGACAGCCACCGCCGTCCCGGCACGCCCCCGACCCGCGGCGCTGGGCGCCCACTCCCGCGCCGGAGCCGGAGGGCCCGTCCCGGCGGCTTCCCTACGGGGACGACCCGGCGACCGTGCGCTTCACCGGGGTGGACGACCTGTTGAGCGGAGCCCCCGGCGAGGAGGACGGACGGGCGCGCGACGGTGCTTTCGAGCACCTCTACCGCGACCAGCGGGCTCCCGCACCGCAGCAACCGCACCCCCATGCGCACCCGCCGCACTGGCACCAGGGCCCGCCGCCACCGCCGTACCAGCAGCCACAGCAGCCCCAGGCGGGTGCTCCGGGCCCGTACGGCCACCAGGGGGAGCCCATGCCCTCCCAAGATCTCTCCGGCCCCCCTGGGCCTTCCCAGGGCTTCGAGGGACAGCACCCTCCGGCGCCCGGTGCCTCGTACCCCTCCTCCCCGTCGTCACCGTCGTTCGCCCCCGGCCCCCAGACCTCACCCGATCCGGAGGACGCCGCGGAGCCACCGGCCGAGACCGCCGCCAAGCCGACCCGCCGCGGCGGGGGCGGGGGCGGGGGCGGGGGCGGGGGCATTCTGAAGTCCAGCGCCATCATGGCCGCGGGCACCATGGTCTCCCGGCTCACCGGCTTCCTCCGCACCCTGGTGATCACCGCCGCGCTCGGTGCCGCAGTGCTCGGCGATGCCTACACCGTCGCCTACACGCTGCCGACGATGATCTACATCCTCTCCATCGGCGGCGGCCTGAACTCCGTCTTCGTGCCCCAGCTCGTCCGGGCCATGAAGAACGACGAGGACGGCGGCGAGGCGTACGCCAACCGTCTGCTCACCCTGGTCGTGGTCCTCCTCGGCGGCCTGGTGGCGCTCACCGTGCTCGGGGCCCCGCTGCTGGTGCGGCTGATGTCGGTGTCCATCGCCGGCAACCCCGAGGCCAACAACGTGGCGGTCACCTTCGCCCGCTACTGCCTGCCCACCATCTTCTTCATGGGCGTCCACGTCGTCATGGGCCAGATCCTCAACGCCCGCGGCCGTTTCGGCGCGATGATGTGGACCCCCGTCCTGAACAACGTCGTCATCATCACCACCTTCGGCCTGTTCATCTGGGTGTACGGCACGGCCCGCACCTCCGGGATGAGCGTGGAGACGATCCCGCCGGAGGGCGTCCGGCTGCTCGGCGTCGGCACCCTGCTGGGTCTGGCCGTCCAGTCGCTGGCGATGATCCCCTACCTGCGCGCCGCCGGGTTCCGCGTCCGGCTGCGTTTCGACTGGCGCGGCCACGGGCTGGGCAAGGCCGCTCGACTCGCCAAGTGGACCTTCCTGTTCGTCCTCGCCAACCAGGCGGGCGTGCTGGTCGTCACCCAACTCGCCACCTGGGCCGGTAAGGCGGCCGAAGCCGATGGTCACTCCGGCGCCGGCATCCTGGCCTACAGCAACGCCCAGCTGATCTGGCAGATGCCGCAGGCCATCATCACCGTCTCGGTGATGGCCGCGCTGCTGCCGCGGATCTCCCGCGCGGCCCACGACGGCGACCCGGGTGCCGTCCGCGACGACATCTCCCACGGGCTGCGCACCTCGGCCGTCGCCATCGTGCCCGTCGGCTTCGCCTTCGTCGCCCTCGGCGTGCCGATGTGCCTGCTGATGTACTCCTCCGCGACCGTCGACGCGGCCATGTCGATGGGGTACACCCTGATGGCCTTCGGTCTCGGCCTGATCCCCTACTCCGTCCAGTACGTCGTCCTGCGCGGTTTCTACGCCTACGAGGACACCCGCACCCCCTTCTACAACACCGTCATCGTGGCCGCCTGCAACGCCGTCGGCTCCGTGCTGTGCTTCCTGGTACTGCCCAGCCGTTGGGCGGTCGTCGGCATGGCCGCCGTCTACGGCGTCGCCTACGCCGTGGGCGTCGGCGTCGCCTGGAAGCGGCTGAGCCGGAGGCTCGGTGGCGACCTGGACGGCTCCCGCGTGGTGCGTACCTACATCAGGCTCTGTGGTGCCGGTGTTCCCGCCGCGCTCGCCGGCGGGGGTGTCGCCTACGCCGTCCTGGGCGCCCTCGAGCCCGGTTTCCTCGGTGGCGCGGCCTCACTGGTCGCGGGCGGGTTGGTGTTGGGCGTGGTCTTCGTCCTGGCCGCCCGGCGTATGCGGATCGAGGAGCTGACCGCCATGATGGGCATGGTCCGGGCCAAGCTCGGCCGCTGA
- a CDS encoding MFS transporter, with protein sequence MAVVRDLRVLLRFSGFRRLLTVRLLSQSADGVFQVALAAYVVFSPEQQTSPVAIASAMAILLLPYSLLGPFAGVLLDRWKRRQVLLYGNLLRAVLATVTALLVLASVPLWLFYLAALSVTAVNRFVLAGLSAALPHVVDGERLVMANSLSPTAGTLAATAGGGLAFLVRIPAPRGTGSDAAVVLLGAGLYLLGALAALRIGRATLGPDATVRPPRLGTAVVEVTRGLVAGVRHLGERRGAARSLASMGVMRFCYGALTVMVLMLCRYAWDDGTGDTVASRTEIAGVALGGMTLLGLAVLISGVGFFVAAVLTPWAVRRTGRFGWIAVCSAGAALLVPALVLPFSPVPVLCAAFAVGLATQGAKISTDTIVQSSVDDDYRGRVFSLYDMLFNVAFVGAAGVAALMLPSDGRSATLTLMVTVLYAGVAVAMFHVKHADGHHGGQDGAISPGRPTTA encoded by the coding sequence ATGGCTGTTGTGCGTGATCTGCGCGTGCTCCTACGCTTCTCCGGCTTCCGCCGACTGCTGACCGTGAGGCTGCTCTCCCAGTCGGCCGACGGAGTCTTCCAGGTCGCGCTCGCCGCCTATGTGGTCTTCTCACCCGAGCAGCAGACCTCTCCCGTCGCCATCGCCTCCGCGATGGCGATCCTGCTGCTGCCGTACTCGCTGCTCGGCCCCTTCGCCGGGGTACTGCTCGATCGCTGGAAGCGACGACAGGTGCTGCTGTACGGCAACCTGCTGCGGGCCGTACTCGCCACCGTGACGGCCCTCCTGGTGCTGGCATCGGTGCCGCTGTGGCTGTTCTACCTCGCGGCGCTCTCGGTCACGGCCGTCAACCGCTTCGTCCTGGCCGGCCTCTCCGCGGCGCTCCCCCATGTGGTGGACGGCGAGCGGTTGGTCATGGCGAACTCCCTGTCTCCCACCGCCGGCACCCTGGCCGCCACCGCCGGTGGTGGGCTCGCCTTCCTGGTGCGGATCCCCGCGCCCCGGGGCACGGGGTCGGACGCGGCGGTCGTGCTCTTGGGGGCCGGTCTCTATCTCCTGGGTGCGTTGGCAGCCCTCCGGATCGGCCGTGCGACGCTCGGCCCTGACGCCACCGTACGACCACCCCGGCTGGGCACGGCCGTCGTCGAGGTCACGCGCGGGCTGGTCGCCGGAGTACGTCATCTGGGCGAGCGGCGCGGAGCCGCACGGTCGCTCGCCTCGATGGGGGTGATGCGCTTCTGCTACGGCGCCCTGACGGTGATGGTGTTGATGTTGTGCCGGTACGCCTGGGACGACGGCACCGGGGACACGGTCGCCTCCCGCACGGAGATCGCCGGTGTCGCACTCGGCGGCATGACACTGCTCGGGCTGGCGGTGCTCATCTCCGGAGTGGGGTTCTTCGTGGCGGCGGTGCTGACTCCCTGGGCCGTGCGGCGCACCGGCCGGTTCGGCTGGATCGCGGTGTGCTCGGCCGGCGCCGCCCTGCTGGTTCCCGCGTTGGTGTTGCCCTTCTCTCCCGTCCCGGTGCTGTGTGCGGCCTTCGCAGTGGGCCTGGCCACCCAGGGCGCCAAGATTTCCACGGACACGATCGTCCAGTCGTCGGTGGACGACGACTACCGAGGACGGGTCTTCTCCCTGTACGACATGCTCTTCAACGTCGCCTTCGTGGGCGCTGCGGGCGTAGCGGCCCTGATGCTCCCGTCCGACGGGCGATCGGCCACCCTGACGCTGATGGTGACAGTCCTGTACGCAGGGGTGGCCGTCGCCATGTTTCACGTGAAACACGCAGACGGCCACCATGGCGGACAAGACGGCGCGATCAGCCCCGGTCGGCCCACCACTGCCTGA